The genomic DNA tactttgctttctttcttcgTCTCGTTACTCTATGAAGACAAAATGTTACTGATAATAAGGTTTCAATGCTTTAGTATTCTGTGTTTTCATGTAAAAACATACCTGGAATAGATAATTAATGGGGAAACTTCTACGTCTGGATGTTGTATCTGGTGTGATGGTTGAAAGAATCTGAACAACTTCTCTCATTGTTGGTCTAGCTTCTGGTTCCAATAGCAGACACTCTTTAGCAAGATACGCCATGATCTGCATCTCTTCTTCAGCAAACTTCCCTTTTAGCCTCGGATCAGGCAGTTCCTCGATCACTCGCTTACTATCTTGTAAACGCGGCACAGCCTAACACAAACCAACCAGTAAATACTAAATTTCAGAATGGTAAAAGATTCATTTACTAAGTGTTGTTACTCACCCAAATAACTAGgctttcttctcctttgttgTTGCTAGGTTTCTGTATCGGTTTCCTTCCAGTTATAAGCTCGAGTAGAACAACACCAAAGCTGAAAACGTCTGACATCTGTGAAGCACATCCTGCAATTGCATATTCAGGTGCAAAGTAGCCAAACGTTCCTTGTAGTCCTATGGTAGGAGAGCTTGAACCGCTTTGTAAACCGTCGCTACTCAAACACTTAGCCATCCCAAGATCTGTTATCTGTAACAATTTATGCTCATTACAAGTTCAAATTTAGACTCATCTAAATATATGGGGGAGGTGGTTTGTGTTACTTACTTTTGCATGCCAATTCTCATCAAGGAGAATATTTGTAGATTTTACATCTCTGTGTAAGATTCTTGGCGCTGCAGCTTCGTGAAGATACTCGAGCCCTCTTGCAGCTCCAAGAGCGACAGAGATTCTAATGTTCCATGTCATTTTCTCCCCCAACTCTCCATCTAAGCAATCTCTCAGACTTCCATAAGACATGTACTCAAAAACCAGAACCCTCTCTGCATGTTTGCCATGAAACTCAGAGCAGTATCCAATTAAAGGAACCACATGGTAATGATGGAGTCTTGATAATAACTCAACCtgtgaaaacattaaaaaaaacagaacacaaatgtCATAATCTTGATTATATTTGAAACCACCCTATATAAGAAGCAtgaagaggatgaggaggaggcTAATACTTCTGTTGAGAATAGAGTGTCAGTGTCGTTTCCTTTAGGGGTATTTAGACGTTTGATCGCAGCGGTTTTACCGTCTTTGAGCTGCCCGCGGTAAACACAACTACTACCTCCATGTCCTATCACACTGTTGCTGGAGAATTTGTTGGTTGCTTGCTCTAATTCAGTGTATGAGAACTGAAATATAGTTCCATGGATTGTTTCAGGTCTGctcacacaaaacaaagaagcatTCTGAAAGAAGCATCCTGATGACAACAAAAAACAAGTTTAATGTAacaaagcaaagatttttcaagGAACTAAGTAGGAGGAAATGGTATACCTGTCACTGAGGAGCTGATACTAATTTTCGATTGTGAAACCGAGCTTTTACGGTTTATTAAGTTGGCTGAGCTATGCCAGCTAGATTCTCTATCTGAAGAAACTGAAGGTGACTGTCCAGAAAATGTGTTCCTTCGACAAATGTAGCAAATCATAGAGGCAAGCAATGCTAGTGAAGTGAGTACACCGCAGAAGAGTAGTATAGCCACAACGAGTTTCCTCGATAAATATTGCTTTTTCCAAGATTTGGTAGCTCCTGGAAACAAGTAAGCAGACAAATGTATGATATAAACGACTGAGGTTACCATAGAACGAGATAGATAAGAGTAAAAACATACCAGCAGCGCAGTTGCATGAAGTGAAACATGAAGAATTGGCACCACCAATGGCTATTACTGGAAAACCATTTGCAGGACACAAGCACACCCATTGGTTTCTATCAGCTAACATAAGAGAAAGTTATAAAGTTAGTTATCTCTATAATCTTGAAAACTTCCTAGTTGGTTAAGCGAAAACTAACCTGGTCTGCAATTACATGATGTTGAACAGTTAGATCCCAGGATATCACTTTGATTGCTTGAAGAGAAGCAAGTGCACGTATAGTTGCTTGCACCTAACACATAAATGAGGTAGTCACACCATTTTAGATATGTTGCGGAGTTATCTTTGAATACAGAAAGCATGAACAAATATGGAAAGAGTATACACTAAGAGGATACTAACCTCCATAACATTGTTGAATTGCTATGAGGACCAAGAGAATCACAAATGCGGTTTCCACTCTCATCTTTATTTATAACTGCTGCTGAAACTACACCACAAGAAGTTAGTAATTGATTCTAACATGTGTAGACAACAACATGAGCGAGCGGAGCTTCTTAAACAGAGAAGATAAGATGAAGACCTTCATGtctgatttatttcttttactCAAAGTAAACTCAACTCCCAAGTGTACAACAACCTAGAACCTGAAACAACTTATGttagacttttttttatagaaaattacaGGTAAATCTACAGTGTAATGTTGTGAATGAATGGGGTTGGTGAACAGACATACAAAAGATTCTAACTCTGTTGCACCCACTGTGAACCAAAAACATTCTATGACCTGGTCAGACTCCAATTCTTAAAAGGGCCCAGAGTTAGAAGAGAAAATAAGACACaccccaataaaaaaaaagtagtaaaacTCATACCGATTGATATACAGTCACATCAAATCATTGAAGATCCATTGCAAATCTTTAGTTCCCCTCTAAAGTTAGTTGGCTAAAGACAAAGCACAGCAGAACACAGCAACCAAACTATTCATATTGCATTCTTGAAAGCAAAACACActaaaagagaacaaaacaagagaGCCAATATAAAATCACATTACCCTGCAAAAACGTTGAAGTAAGAACAAGATTGGTAAGTGCATCACAGTGTACAGAGAAAAGGAAGTTGCAGACAAAGCAAAGggttataaaaagaagaaagtaatgGAGCATCTTGATCACTactactaaaatatataatgtgaTTAAAGAAATGATTGAGATTAGTCAAAAATGGGAAATACAAATAATAAATGGAATGAAAACAGACCAACCACCTCAAGAAAGAAACGGAATTGCAAATCTGAGAGTGACTTTTCAACCATTATAGTATCAAAGGCAGAATCATTGAGATTAGaccattatattatatatcaaaaaagcTCCTTTTAAGTTAATCTTTAAACTGTTTACTAATAGCAAAATCCTCATATTATAATCTAATCCACTAAAACTTTCTCAAcgctcataaaaaaaaaatacgatttTGTGAAATCTAACCAAGAAGTTCCATAAGCTCAAATTAAGGGTTAAGAGACAAAAACCAAATTAGAGGATATAGACAAAAAGAGGATGACGAAAGTGCTTTGCTTTTAAGGAAAAGGTAAACGAGGACCGAAGCAAACTGTTGGAACGTGTCGGGGCACACAATTTCCGGTGTCGGTTGTCGGGAACCGGTTAAAGaactggtttttttttatttgtgggacTCACAATTTCCGGTGTCGGTTATTTAAACCGGGATTTAGATTGTAAAAGCTGTTTCCTCTCCTCCGCCATTGACTGAAAAAAGTAAAGATCCGAACTTTTTGATGGAAAGAAACATGTCCCACAAATTCAACAATGGTCCAAGTGAAAAAAAGTTAAGGTTTTTGGGGAAACCCGTTTCCTGATAGCTCAAACCGCAGATTTCAACCGTTAAAAGAATGGGAAATAGCGGACCAACCTTGAAAAAATTGAAGCTTTTGGAAGGAACAGAGGCGCAGATTCAAAgctagtagtagtactagtacCAGTAAGCTAAAACGCAAATGTGGAATGCAGTTGAGCTTTCATCAAGATAAAACTTTCACAATCCCTTTCCCCGTTGGTTCACACACAAATCAGAATGAGAATTAAGAAAGCTAAACGCTAAAAACAGAGGAGTGTTTTTGCGTTTGCATTTGCGTTTTGCGGTTGTGGTGGAGTTGAGTCAGCTAGCTCATCACTGTACTGATAAGTCtgatactatatagtatatagtaaGAGAAAGAGTTCATTTATTAGAGATCGGGGGATGTCACGTGCCACGTGGTGTTAATATCACGTTTTCATTGGAACTCGTTTCAGAGGTTTAAGTTAATGTAGCAGAAGTCCACCATGATCCTTGCTCTGCTAGAATCCATAAATGAccataatattttcaaaattcgaaGTTTTGAggaaagtatttttgaaaaatctctACTCTATGTAGTAATATACAACTCTCAACATTCGGAATTGTATGCTTCCTTTGTAAGTatccaaaaaatttgtattcCATTACGCAAAACACATATAAGCACTAAGTTCCAGTACATGTTTCCAAATGAACAGTCCATTTTTTCGAAATGTTTCTTCGTACGTGGTATTCTCAAATGTTTTAAGGGCTTCGATACCTATATATCCTTACGAGAAACTACAATAacttatatactatatatactcCCAAGGATTTTGTCACTAGTCTTCATCTGAGAGATAGACCAAGCTACTGTTTGAGTtcccttgttgttgttgttgttgctgttgttgttgttgttgttgctgttgttgttgttgttgttgttgttcttgaacctgCCTTGTTGGATTTATTGTTGATGCAGCAGCAGAGTTGGGAGGTCGAGATGAACGTAAGTGAGGTGCCATGGTCCGCCTCACTATACCATGCACATGTGGAGCAGATGCTGCTGAATAAGAAGTTGGAGTATGGTTGGAGATTAAAGGTGGCGGTCTTGGCTGAGGCGTGTTGCAGGGTTGTGAATGCAAAGATATAGCTTTTGATGTGACTGAGGGTCCATGCGGGGCGGTTGAACTGATAGGCGTGTTTGCTTGTACTACTGGTAGCTGAGTTGGTCTTGGCTGAGGCGTGTTGCAGGGTGGTGAAGGCAAAGATATAGCTTCTGATGTGACCGAGGGTCCAGGAGGGACAATTGAACTGATATGCGAGTTTGATTGTACTCCTGGTAGCTGAGATATTGGTCTTGGCTGAGGCGTGTTGCAGGGTGGTGAATGCAAAGGTATAGCTTCTGATGTGACTGAGGGTCTTGGAGGGGCGGTTGAACTGATAGGCCTGTTTGATTGTACTACTGGTAGCTGAGATATTGGCCTTGGCTGAGGCGTGTTGCAGGGTGGTGAATGTAGAGGACGAGCTTCTGTTGTGATTGAGGGGCGAGGAAGCGCGGTTGAATTCATATGTGGGTTGGATTGTGCTGCTTCTTGCTGACATATTGGCCTCGGTTGAGGCGTATTGCAGCGCGGGAAATGCGAAAGAGGACCTGAAGGTCTTGGAGCTTCCGCTGTTGTGACTGAGGGTTGAGGAGGAGTAGTTGCATTCATATTCGTGTTTGTTTGTACTGCTTGCTGAGATACTGGTCTCGGTTGAGGCGTATTGCAGCGCGGGAAATGTGAAGGAGGACCGGAAGGAATTGGAGCTTCCGCTGTTGTGACTGGGGGTCGAGGAGGAGCAGTTGAAGTCATAGTCGTGTTCGTTTGTACTGCTTGCTGCTGCTGCGTTGGATGTTGGGAGCTTCTAGCTgctaaagaaataaaaagtgtGAGTGTCATTGTTTAGCTCATCAGCTTTATCGAAATTCACTTTTCTTAACTCTTCACGTTTACCTCTAACAGCTGCAGTATCCGTCGCTGCACTCTTCACTGGACGTGAAGACTTGTAAGCGTTCGCCAAGAGACTGTTCATGGCAACCAAACTCCTAAAGGCTCCAATCTGTTTCGAAATGGCATTATATTCAGTATCTACCTCTTGGGATTTCCGATCGTACTCACTGCGTGCTTCAGCCATCTTTCTCTCGAGTTCAGCCTTCAACTCTAATGTCTGTTTACAAACAACAAGACAGTGAGCAGAGAAGACAGAAAACTGAATAAAGATTAGATTTTACCGAGAATTAGGACAAACTTACCGTTTCATCAAAGTTTTTCCTTAAGGTCCCTTGTTCTTTGTTCAGTTTCTCCAGTTCGTAGTCACATATGTCACTGTACGAAGGGAAATGTAACCGAGGACTCTGTCCCATAGGATTGTTGGGAAGAGATGTATCCGCTGATGCGTTGACTGTTGATCCGCTATATGAGATGTTAGGAGGCTGAACACCTGCTTCATGGACATCCTCAGACTGGTTAACTACATAACAATCAAAAACGCACCAAAGCCTTTACAGTCTAGTAAACACCAACTATTTAGTTAAAAGCATTTTAATCACTATCTCTAGGCAGGTTATGACCTAAAGAAGCTGATCTCAAAGTCCAATGGTCTGCTGCTGATGTAATATTTTGGGAGAGAACTGATGAGAATGGCAGAGAACCTGTAATTTGAACACCCtgtagaagaaaaatcaaatccataagCAACATATGAGATCTTATCAGTTACACCACACCTGTTTCCTACATGAAATCAAGAACATGTACAAACTACGAGAAATGTTTTTAAGAAGTAGAAATTCACCTGATCTGATCTAGCAGAGCCGGCAGGGTCTGGTAAACAAAATGCAGATTCTTCATAAATCACTTGGTTCAAAATACCATCAGCATCATGACTAGTTCTACTATTTTCTACTCTAACCAAACCTTCCACTACATTCAAAGGTAACTCTGAGGAGGCAGCTTGGGAATATGAAGCTGGTGGTGGCATCATTGTGTCACAAACCCAACCTCTTGACGACTCAGGAAGTCTCTCTCCACAGTCAGAAGCAGTCAAAATCTCAGGTACATTGGTTGAAGCCACAATTACAGAGCCATCTAATTGACTAATCCTAGATTTGCTCTGTGCTTTTGGCAAAGAATCTGTAGGCTCATCAGTTTCCTTTGGAACCATGGCATCAATTGCTTTCACCGATACGGTTATGAAGAGATCAAGCAACACATCAGGAGCTTTTTACGGATTACAAGTTCCCTGGTTTCCACATCACAACAAACCAATCTTATTTCAAATTACAATCtttgaaaaacacacacacacacacactataGTCTCCAAGAAGTTGCAAATGAGAGTGACCCTTGAACCATTACAGTATCAAAACACAGAATCAACGAAATTAAAATCCATAATACAGATAAAAATCTTAACTTTTCCAAGATTTGTAACTAAACTCAACTGACTAATTCTTTGTAAATGCGATTATTGTAAGCAAACAAAATTGATCCGAAATCTAGGGCGTGGACAATGATGAAGAAACAAGAGCTTTGCTTCGATTTCATTGAGGGAAGAAACATGTCGAACAAATTCAGTGATACTACTCcaacgaaaaaaataaataaataagacaaCTCTTACCTTAAAATGTAGAATCTTCGAATCTTCTATTCAaggtgttcttcttcttccttgccCCAGGTTTGGTTACAGAGCGCTGAGAACACAGTAACATAGGAATCGAGATTCGAGAGACATGGATCATTTAATTAAGCTTTGTTGGGCCTTCAGCCCACATTTTGATTTCGATAGGTAGGTTTTGTATAATGCATTTTACTTACTGAGCTTTTTaatcaaaccaaatatttaGTTTCGAACGATTAggtttattttagattttatttcatggATCATAAAACTGTTGATGAATGTGACGCTTGATTAGTTCTCTCGGTTCCTAACGACAATATTTCTAGTATAATAGTATATAATTTGATTCATTATTAGTATCTgatttaccaagaaaaaaaacgagcaataataagatttatattaacaaaaattccaaacaaatttattattgCCTTGTGTTTAACTTACTAATGAAAATTTCATTTCATTATATTATCACacaaaaaatcatatgaaatcgATAATCAAATTTTACCAATTCATCATCAATCTTTTAGAATATCTTTATTTAATTCCTTTAAAATCGTCGAATCCCTTTGAAACTCACTGAAATcccataaaattcaaaaaccgttaattaaactaaaatactaattttaatacATCCTCTTAATTTGTTATTGATGACATTTGACactatatatgtaatataatatcAGTTGCGGTGATTGATGCTATCActtatttattggtttattagttCATAAAAACtgatacgtatatatatacttgcaaAGAAGACAAACAAGCGCTCCATCAACCGCAAAAAGAAGATCCTTCCAACATTGAAGATCCATCATTTTCCTTGATCTAACTATGTTCTATCTTGTTGTACAAATTATGATTTGTCTTGAGAATCAGTTCATAGTCCATTATATTATATGAGTCAATAGAAGGtcaataaaaagtatattacaGAAAATGCCAAAAAAGTGCTACTGTAAATTTTGAGATCTAATTCATTGTGTCAAACCATGCCTTGGATAGCTACAACCGAATGGATCGAAGACGGGCTAATCCGTTGGCATCGTCATATAACAAAGAGTTAAAAATCATAGTTATATTTCAACGGATTCGATAGTCCGTATGTGTATAGAAAAGCTAACCTTCTTATCGATGGGTTAGCTAActatgttttctctcttcctctaaattttcatagttttgatTCCTCTTTCAAGGCTGTTCtaatcttatatattataatactttcagattttttatttattaattttaaaatcaacagcaaaatctaaaaacaaaaatctgaaagctaaaatcttaaaactaaaaaccatttaaaaactaataaccATTTGTGgcctatatatttttaacttccAGCTTATATCATTCTCAGTTGTTTtaactattaattatttttggcaGCATTTTCCACTTCTTAGTTTCCAATgaatttcattagaaaatatccGACTTTTATAACTGttagttaattaaatataattaacataattcaaatatattaatatatgaggTATTAAATAACTTGGtgtcaatgtttttaaaattatattgtgtTAAACCATATGCCGAACATGttcttttggaaaataaatttagatCATATTGCTTTATTTTgttatagaaaaattatttttgaagtttttgtcCTAACTATTAAGGCTACAATTTCTAAAATACTTTAGGCCTCTCAAAGGTAAGGACCATCCATGTGTGAAACGAATAATTATTAGATTGTATTCAACCTTAGCCATATGACCACTAAATCATGGTTAATACTCGCTGAAAGCTGTGTTTGtacttttttatttgataatattcggtatatatatttatatttaatattgaaAAACATTATGTTCGCATCACAATTTAGAATCATACAACTATGTAAACCTATCAGAAATCAACTTAAAATCATAGAATGTTCTCATGGAATCTGAATAAGATAGATATTAAACTCTCTTAGAGATAAAAGCAGCTCTGACTCAAAGAATTTAAAAgcatttggaaaaaaaaaaatggccttttattactttatattttttataattatttttgatgattttctggtgttttcttatatatgaaaaattattttcagAATCCTGGACTTTATCAcagttttaaacattttttaatataaatatgagccttatatatataatttagctttTTAAAACCAACGATAAacctttttataaatatttttccatCAAAAGAAAGTATTTGGTGACCACACTCTCTGCCCACCCTACTGAGATGGGGATTGATGAAGGGTCATAGAATGGTCGTAACTgccattatttttattttttttgtaaacatgtGAAGATTCATaccaattttcaattttttacaGAATACAAagatttaacaaagaataataGAAGACTGAACTCTAAAACATACAtcattacaagaaaaatactGCAAAACTAGAGAAGATAAAATGGAAGGTACAAtcgttggaggaggaggagtctcAATTCAATGGTTTTGCTGTGAGTCTTCTGCACCCGAGAGACAGTCCTTAAATACTCTGACGATGCAGGTCTACAACTTTTCGGAACGCAAAGATCATCTTTCACCTGCACGGACAAACCAAATTAGAAGAATTTTTACACCAACAAGAAAGCTCGAACTGCTTGTGAGATTCTTAAATAATCTTCGTTACTAAGTGATATATAACAAACCATCATTTTGCTAAATAAACATCATCACCGACAATAAGTAgctaacaaaaaaagttttctataaatttattatttacattttgaattattttattatttatactcatattttacattgttataagttttaaattacTGTAAAATACTGCTATACCCAATGAAAAAAATCTAGTGTATAAGTAAGAAAGCATAAATGTTCTCTCATGCTATCACTTCTGATGTCACCAACCATACGCGTTGTCCACCCCGCAATTATACAAATTTTGGAAATGCAATGTTGGACAAGACAACTTGCAAGGCATATCACCAAAAATTGCCACACGGCacttggtttttattttttcccatCACTAAACTCCAAATTTCATTTTCACATTCATTTCTAAATTTCTTAACAAGATTGACCTCTCGGTGGCAAGAACGAGTTTACAAGTCGCAATCATGCTTTTGTCTACTGAAAGGAAGACTCAATAATTAATATGCTTCAAAGTATTAAGTCGatggagcttttttttttttcttttttgtcgtCAGGTCGATGGAGCTTTGTACTCTATATATGGTGACCAGCAGCACTAATCTATAACATCACTACTcaaatgctttttcttttcacaaatgttaaattttccttATATAATCAAAAAATGAGCTTCATTCTTCGTTCCTTCTGTTTCGTTTTCCTCGTTTCAAGTT from Camelina sativa cultivar DH55 chromosome 7, Cs, whole genome shotgun sequence includes the following:
- the LOC104700712 gene encoding helicase protein MOM1-like isoform X3, producing MVPKETDEPTDSLPKAQSKSRISQLDGSVIVASTNVPEILTASDCGERLPESSRGWVCDTMMPPPASYSQAASSELPLNVVEGLVRVENSRTSHDADGILNQVIYEESAFCLPDPAGSARSDQGVQITGSLPFSSVLSQNITSAADHWTLRSASLGVQPPNISYSGSTVNASADTSLPNNPMGQSPRLHFPSYSDICDYELEKLNKEQGTLRKNFDETTLELKAELERKMAEARSEYDRKSQEVDTEYNAISKQIGAFRSLVAMNSLLANAYKSSRPVKSAATDTAAVRAARSSQHPTQQQQAVQTNTTMTSTAPPRPPVTTAEAPIPSGPPSHFPRCNTPQPRPVSQQAVQTNTNMNATTPPQPSVTTAEAPRPSGPLSHFPRCNTPQPRPICQQEAAQSNPHMNSTALPRPSITTEARPLHSPPCNTPQPRPISQLPVVQSNRPISSTAPPRPSVTSEAIPLHSPPCNTPQPRPISQLPGVQSNSHISSIVPPGPSVTSEAISLPSPPCNTPQPRPTQLPVVQANTPISSTAPHGPSVTSKAISLHSQPCNTPQPRPPPLISNHTPTSYSAASAPHVHGIVRRTMAPHLRSSRPPNSAAASTINPTRQVQEQQQQQQQQQQQQQQQQQQQQQGNSNSSLVYLSDED
- the LOC104700710 gene encoding receptor-like serine/threonine-protein kinase NCRK → MRVETAFVILLVLIAIQQCYGGASNYTCTCFSSSNQSDILGSNCSTSCNCRPADRNQWVCLCPANGFPVIAIGGANSSCFTSCNCAAGATKSWKKQYLSRKLVVAILLFCGVLTSLALLASMICYICRRNTFSGQSPSVSSDRESSWHSSANLINRKSSVSQSKISISSSVTGCFFQNASLFCVSRPETIHGTIFQFSYTELEQATNKFSSNSVIGHGGSSCVYRGQLKDGKTAAIKRLNTPKGNDTDTLFSTEVELLSRLHHYHVVPLIGYCSEFHGKHAERVLVFEYMSYGSLRDCLDGELGEKMTWNIRISVALGAARGLEYLHEAAAPRILHRDVKSTNILLDENWHAKITDLGMAKCLSSDGLQSGSSSPTIGLQGTFGYFAPEYAIAGCASQMSDVFSFGVVLLELITGRKPIQKPSNNKGEESLVIWAVPRLQDSKRVIEELPDPRLKGKFAEEEMQIMAYLAKECLLLEPEARPTMREVVQILSTITPDTTSRRRSFPINYLFQSNETKKESKVGWSRGGSRSGHEEETVDLTEPRFESFCLPNVKPVLLEPSAHI
- the LOC104700712 gene encoding flocculation protein FLO11-like isoform X2 — its product is MVPKETDEPTDSLPKAQSKSRISQLDGSVIVASTNVPEILTASDCGERLPESSRGWVCDTMMPPPASYSQAASSELPLNVVEGLVRVENSRTSHDADGILNQVIYEESAFCLPDPAGSARSDQGVQITGSLPFSSVLSQNITSAADHWTLRSASLVNQSEDVHEAGVQPPNISYSGSTVNASADTSLPNNPMGQSPRLHFPSYSDICDYELEKLNKEQGTLRKNFDETTLELKAELERKMAEARSEYDRKSQEVDTEYNAISKQIGAFRSLVAMNSLLANAYKSSRPVKSAATDTAAVRARSSQHPTQQQQAVQTNTTMTSTAPPRPPVTTAEAPIPSGPPSHFPRCNTPQPRPVSQQAVQTNTNMNATTPPQPSVTTAEAPRPSGPLSHFPRCNTPQPRPICQQEAAQSNPHMNSTALPRPSITTEARPLHSPPCNTPQPRPISQLPVVQSNRPISSTAPPRPSVTSEAIPLHSPPCNTPQPRPISQLPGVQSNSHISSIVPPGPSVTSEAISLPSPPCNTPQPRPTQLPVVQANTPISSTAPHGPSVTSKAISLHSQPCNTPQPRPPPLISNHTPTSYSAASAPHVHGIVRRTMAPHLRSSRPPNSAAASTINPTRQVQEQQQQQQQQQQQQQQQQQQQQQGNSNSSLVYLSDED
- the LOC104700712 gene encoding helicase protein MOM1-like isoform X1, translated to MVPKETDEPTDSLPKAQSKSRISQLDGSVIVASTNVPEILTASDCGERLPESSRGWVCDTMMPPPASYSQAASSELPLNVVEGLVRVENSRTSHDADGILNQVIYEESAFCLPDPAGSARSDQGVQITGSLPFSSVLSQNITSAADHWTLRSASLVNQSEDVHEAGVQPPNISYSGSTVNASADTSLPNNPMGQSPRLHFPSYSDICDYELEKLNKEQGTLRKNFDETTLELKAELERKMAEARSEYDRKSQEVDTEYNAISKQIGAFRSLVAMNSLLANAYKSSRPVKSAATDTAAVRAARSSQHPTQQQQAVQTNTTMTSTAPPRPPVTTAEAPIPSGPPSHFPRCNTPQPRPVSQQAVQTNTNMNATTPPQPSVTTAEAPRPSGPLSHFPRCNTPQPRPICQQEAAQSNPHMNSTALPRPSITTEARPLHSPPCNTPQPRPISQLPVVQSNRPISSTAPPRPSVTSEAIPLHSPPCNTPQPRPISQLPGVQSNSHISSIVPPGPSVTSEAISLPSPPCNTPQPRPTQLPVVQANTPISSTAPHGPSVTSKAISLHSQPCNTPQPRPPPLISNHTPTSYSAASAPHVHGIVRRTMAPHLRSSRPPNSAAASTINPTRQVQEQQQQQQQQQQQQQQQQQQQQQGNSNSSLVYLSDED